One window of Thioflexithrix psekupsensis genomic DNA carries:
- a CDS encoding cytochrome c1, whose translation MKKAILFFLLMLPTFAFAAGPSVPLMKANVDVNDKASLQSGAKTFVNYCMGCHSLEFVRYQRLATDLEIPEDIVKATLINGDKKIGDTMTIPMQKKESAVWFGVAPPDLTLTARSRGADWLYTYLMTFYVDNSRVVGVNNLVFKDVGMPHILWELQGWQTPVYKTVTDSDGKTHQVIERLQADPNVSEAQQAEYRRTVRDLVNFMAYAAEPARLQRESLGWKVMLFLALFFVVAYALKKEYWRDVH comes from the coding sequence ATGAAAAAAGCCATTCTCTTTTTCCTGTTAATGCTACCAACTTTTGCATTTGCGGCGGGTCCTAGTGTTCCGTTGATGAAGGCCAATGTGGATGTCAATGACAAAGCCTCATTGCAAAGTGGAGCTAAAACGTTTGTCAACTATTGTATGGGATGTCACTCCCTAGAATTCGTGCGTTACCAACGTTTGGCGACGGATTTAGAAATTCCTGAAGATATTGTGAAAGCCACGTTAATCAACGGAGATAAGAAAATTGGGGATACCATGACCATTCCCATGCAGAAAAAAGAATCTGCGGTGTGGTTTGGGGTTGCTCCTCCTGATTTGACTTTAACGGCTCGCTCACGCGGTGCGGATTGGCTCTACACTTACTTGATGACCTTCTATGTGGACAATTCGCGGGTTGTTGGGGTGAATAATTTAGTGTTTAAAGATGTGGGGATGCCGCACATATTATGGGAATTACAAGGCTGGCAAACGCCTGTTTATAAAACAGTCACCGACAGCGACGGCAAAACGCATCAAGTGATTGAACGTTTACAAGCCGATCCCAACGTCAGCGAAGCACAACAAGCCGAATATCGTCGCACTGTGCGCGATTTGGTGAATTTCATGGCTTACGCTGCCGAACCCGCTCGTTTACAACGGGAATCTTTGGGATGGAAAGTGATGTTATTCTTAGCGTTATTCTTTGTCGTTGCTTATGCACTGAAAAAAGAATATTGGCGCGATGTGCATTAA